One region of Flavobacterium pisciphilum genomic DNA includes:
- a CDS encoding phosphoribosyltransferase-like protein yields the protein MSNNTRSPKLPLPSEADLINQIRLTSEIVWEKKLDKSHITEWLTNFKGEVFKKSYEDQLALWLLANFVFYNENEVKHLCKMLYSDFIHKLIVEQDVANSIDLNYKKILGRSRFYSLGQPGESSSYILYLFRQQNEIPLKKFISRLDNLDQTVDTIIFVDDVTLSTGEKSQAAKYIRQLKQNNPSLKNKRILLLTFIATDDAIDYLQSENIEVVTCIILDKRHKCFEEDSMVFSYFNEHLENAKKFATHYGNIVKPANPLGHNDGQFLFGFYYNTPDNTLPIFWAEENNWIPIRKRYHKNYQNKLLNIGKYI from the coding sequence GTGTCAAATAATACAAGAAGTCCAAAGTTACCCCTGCCCTCAGAAGCAGATTTAATTAATCAGATACGTTTAACAAGTGAAATCGTTTGGGAAAAAAAACTGGACAAATCACATATAACTGAGTGGTTAACAAATTTTAAGGGAGAGGTATTTAAAAAAAGTTATGAAGATCAGCTTGCATTGTGGCTATTAGCGAATTTTGTTTTCTATAATGAGAATGAAGTAAAGCATTTGTGTAAAATGTTATATAGCGATTTTATACATAAATTGATTGTTGAACAAGATGTTGCAAATAGTATAGATCTAAATTACAAAAAAATTCTGGGCAGAAGTAGATTTTATAGTCTTGGACAACCAGGAGAAAGTAGTAGCTATATATTATATTTATTTCGCCAACAGAACGAAATACCTTTAAAAAAATTTATTTCCAGGTTAGACAACTTAGATCAAACAGTTGATACAATCATATTTGTAGATGACGTGACATTGTCTACTGGTGAAAAAAGTCAAGCGGCAAAATATATCAGACAGCTAAAACAAAATAATCCAAGCTTAAAAAATAAGCGAATACTTTTATTAACTTTTATTGCAACAGACGATGCAATTGATTATCTTCAAAGTGAAAATATTGAGGTTGTAACATGTATAATTCTTGATAAAAGACACAAGTGTTTTGAAGAAGATTCTATGGTTTTTTCATACTTTAACGAACACTTAGAAAATGCAAAAAAATTTGCTACTCATTATGGTAATATAGTTAAACCTGCTAATCCTCTTGGGCATAATGATGGTCAGTTTTTATTTGGTTTTTATTATAATACGCCAGATAATACTTTACCTATTTTTTGGGCAGAGGAGAACAATTGGATTCCTATTAGAAAAAGATATCACAAAAATTATCAAAATAAATTGCTAAATATTGGAAAATACATATAA
- a CDS encoding helix-turn-helix domain-containing protein: MEKQREEKLKKFGDNFKKLRTDLHLSQDDVVLNSDKLVKATVSDIENGKRNFAYSTLLDLAKGLGKEPKDLLDFE; the protein is encoded by the coding sequence ATGGAAAAGCAAAGGGAAGAAAAACTTAAAAAATTTGGTGACAATTTTAAGAAGTTACGGACAGATTTACACCTCAGTCAAGATGATGTAGTATTAAACAGTGATAAACTTGTGAAAGCGACTGTAAGCGATATTGAAAACGGAAAACGAAATTTTGCGTATAGTACACTACTTGATTTAGCTAAAGGATTAGGGAAGGAACCAAAAGACCTGCTAGATTTTGAATAA
- a CDS encoding DNA-methyltransferase — protein sequence MEEAYRTTKGIFYKANVEDALQSKDFESYKGKFNLIFFSPPFPLNRKKKYGNLQGEEYIEWISKISSLLSEYLTDDGSIVLEIGNSWEEGRPIMSTLPLRSLLAFLDKGNYKLCQQFIWYNKAKLPSPIQWVNKKRIRVKDSFTTIWWLSKGDYPKANNKNVLVEYSNRMKKLLNEQKYNSGRRPSEHVINEKSFLTNNGGAIPSNVLISSNTDSNSKYLRYCKDKGIGPHPARMPLDLPEFFIRFLTDENDLVFDPFGGSNTTGECAESLNREWISVEINDEYIEGSKGRFDTIITSKSTSSVK from the coding sequence ATGGAAGAAGCATATAGGACTACTAAGGGAATATTTTACAAAGCAAATGTTGAAGATGCTCTGCAGTCTAAAGATTTTGAATCATATAAAGGTAAATTTAATCTCATTTTTTTTTCTCCTCCTTTCCCACTAAATAGAAAAAAAAAATATGGAAATTTACAAGGTGAAGAATACATAGAGTGGATATCGAAAATAAGTTCATTACTAAGCGAGTATTTAACGGATGATGGTTCTATAGTACTTGAAATTGGAAATTCATGGGAAGAAGGAAGGCCAATAATGTCAACATTACCCTTAAGATCTCTCTTAGCATTTTTAGATAAAGGAAATTACAAGCTGTGCCAACAATTTATTTGGTATAACAAAGCTAAGCTACCTAGTCCAATACAATGGGTAAATAAAAAGAGGATACGTGTTAAGGATTCATTTACAACAATTTGGTGGTTAAGTAAAGGTGATTATCCAAAGGCTAACAATAAAAATGTTCTTGTAGAATATAGCAACCGAATGAAAAAGTTACTAAATGAACAGAAATATAATTCTGGCAGGAGACCTTCAGAACATGTTATTAATGAGAAATCATTTTTGACGAATAATGGCGGAGCAATACCTTCAAATGTGCTAATTTCATCAAATACAGATTCAAATTCCAAATATTTAAGGTATTGTAAAGATAAAGGAATTGGACCTCATCCTGCGAGAATGCCATTAGACTTACCTGAATTTTTTATACGTTTTTTAACAGATGAAAATGACTTAGTTTTTGATCCTTTTGGAGGTAGTAATACAACGGGAGAATGTGCTGAAAGTTTAAATCGAGAGTGGATTTCAGTTGAAATTAATGATGAATATATTGAAGGCTCTAAAGGTCGTTTTGATACAATTATAACTTCAAAATCTACTAGTAGTGTCAAATAA
- a CDS encoding HNH endonuclease domain-containing protein, giving the protein MPINKLSSVFANTSASYKFYWFLAILELIEEGSIHIDKQRIFARMISNSWYTVNYFHISFGKQDLIQEAVKAILKIENLKINENRSIINSVLENTQKIETLKILNHFDKNVPHWFISSWFSGNRNEVYSLSQNFDHGCIYRLGKDHIEINPIWISYLKMNSKILKDFCFWNLSLFLQKRNPNVPDIPNKISKSLARNSLIKQTNEYWKLVFNELGTIDCLFTNNRLLFDEKKYALDHFVPHAFVSHDLIWNLIPIDKNFNSFKSDKLPSLDRYFDKFYTLQKTAYEIVKSYNCKNKYLEEYLSIFPNLDGDSGFDYLRYKETIQPLITIASNNGFSYMKD; this is encoded by the coding sequence TTGCCAATAAATAAATTATCTTCTGTATTTGCAAATACTTCTGCTAGTTATAAGTTCTACTGGTTTTTGGCTATTCTTGAATTAATAGAAGAGGGGAGCATTCATATTGATAAGCAAAGGATATTCGCAAGAATGATAAGTAATTCTTGGTACACAGTTAATTATTTCCATATTTCTTTTGGTAAACAAGATCTTATTCAGGAAGCGGTTAAAGCTATTCTGAAAATTGAAAATCTTAAAATAAATGAAAATAGAAGCATAATAAATTCTGTCTTGGAAAACACTCAGAAGATTGAAACTCTTAAAATATTAAATCACTTCGATAAAAATGTACCTCACTGGTTTATTTCTTCTTGGTTTTCCGGAAATCGTAACGAAGTTTATTCCCTTTCTCAGAATTTCGATCACGGATGTATTTACCGGTTAGGAAAAGATCATATTGAGATAAATCCAATTTGGATTAGCTATTTAAAAATGAATTCAAAAATACTTAAGGATTTTTGTTTTTGGAATTTGTCACTCTTTCTACAAAAAAGAAATCCAAATGTTCCGGATATTCCAAATAAAATAAGCAAATCTTTAGCACGGAATTCTTTGATAAAACAGACAAATGAATATTGGAAATTGGTATTTAATGAATTGGGGACAATAGATTGTTTGTTTACCAATAACAGATTATTGTTTGATGAAAAAAAATATGCTTTGGACCATTTTGTACCTCATGCGTTTGTTTCTCATGATTTAATTTGGAATCTTATTCCAATTGATAAAAACTTTAATTCCTTCAAAAGCGATAAACTTCCGTCTTTAGATAGGTATTTTGATAAGTTTTATACTCTGCAAAAGACTGCTTATGAAATAGTAAAAAGTTATAATTGTAAGAATAAATATTTGGAGGAATATCTTAGCATCTTTCCTAATTTAGATGGAGATAGTGGATTTGATTATTTGCGATATAAAGAAACTATTCAGCCTTTAATCACGATTGCAAGCAATAACGGTTTCTCATATATGAAAGATTAA
- a CDS encoding phospholipase D-like domain-containing protein, with amino-acid sequence MTTASFQDIKKKIESNIYSARESIIVSVAWFTSKDLLGQLSDKLDTGCSVEIIISDHYENTRLSFENFINKGGKVYVLSARSGKFLHDKYAIFDNVKLIAGSYNWTNSAEYYNHEFIVQSEETQLIKQFFIRFNKLKEIVIQYDKRALLANDVLCADTKENEFIILENQLHDELISSIDLSLKAGAKINKSIILNQIYDYGAIGAANRLIKEGTEKLHSGLLKMFEINRLDLTIESIIQKDKYKVLFSEEILTKAQQRLEKLK; translated from the coding sequence ATGACAACAGCATCATTTCAAGATATTAAGAAAAAAATTGAATCAAATATTTATTCAGCAAGAGAATCAATTATTGTGTCAGTTGCTTGGTTTACTAGTAAAGACCTGCTTGGCCAGTTAAGTGACAAATTAGATACTGGCTGTTCTGTAGAAATTATAATAAGTGACCACTATGAAAATACGAGATTATCTTTCGAAAACTTTATAAATAAAGGTGGAAAAGTTTATGTTTTATCAGCTAGAAGTGGAAAATTTTTGCATGACAAATATGCAATATTTGACAATGTTAAATTAATAGCTGGTTCCTATAACTGGACCAATTCTGCTGAATATTATAACCATGAATTTATTGTACAAAGTGAAGAAACGCAACTAATAAAACAGTTTTTCATCCGTTTCAATAAATTAAAAGAAATTGTTATCCAATACGACAAAAGAGCTTTGTTAGCAAATGATGTTCTTTGTGCTGATACAAAAGAAAATGAATTCATAATTTTAGAAAACCAGTTGCATGACGAATTAATTTCATCAATTGATCTGTCATTAAAAGCAGGTGCAAAAATTAACAAATCAATTATCCTGAACCAGATTTACGATTACGGAGCTATTGGTGCCGCAAATCGTCTAATAAAAGAGGGTACTGAGAAGTTACATTCTGGACTACTTAAAATGTTTGAAATAAATAGGCTGGATCTTACAATTGAAAGTATAATTCAGAAAGATAAATATAAAGTTTTATTCAGTGAAGAAATTTTAACAAAAGCCCAGCAACGTCTTGAAAAATTGAAATAA
- a CDS encoding RagB/SusD family nutrient uptake outer membrane protein, giving the protein MKKYFFKKVYYIKLIICGLLIISYSCDNFVEIEQPNSQLITESVYRDVATANAAMTDIYAQMREQGLITGKINGISCLLGTYADELISFEDGIYTTAPFYSNTLSSSMTYISNIWNRTYSQIYAVNAVLEGVENSTALSQDVKKQLKGEALFLRGFLHFHLVNLYGDVPYITTTDYNKNKNAVRINSTEVNQKVINDLKDAASLLGKTYSQSDRIRPNRSAVQSVLARVYLYNNNYEDAQTMASAVLNEKSLYSIGTNLNTVFLKDSPATIWQLSAGPNGANTYQGATFIFQAGPPSRVSLTESLITQFETNDLRKTSWIKTVTNGNNKWYHPFKYKQNNNTSVTLENSVVLRLEEQYLIRAEARAMQGELNGAVEDLNVIRNRAGLSGTTAVSHNDIMKAIEHERRVELFSEFGHRFFDLKRWNKLENVLGTKTGWNTTDSLWPLPLSEMNSNPFLTPQNPGY; this is encoded by the coding sequence ATGAAAAAATATTTTTTTAAGAAAGTTTACTATATAAAGCTAATAATTTGTGGATTATTAATCATTAGTTATAGTTGTGACAATTTTGTCGAAATAGAACAGCCTAATTCACAATTGATCACTGAGTCCGTCTATAGGGATGTTGCCACGGCAAATGCTGCTATGACTGATATTTATGCGCAGATGCGAGAACAGGGTTTAATTACTGGAAAAATTAATGGCATTTCCTGTCTTTTGGGAACTTATGCAGACGAGCTCATTTCATTTGAAGATGGAATTTATACAACAGCACCTTTTTATTCCAATACATTATCCTCATCAATGACATACATTTCAAATATATGGAACAGGACATACAGCCAGATATATGCAGTAAATGCAGTATTAGAAGGAGTTGAAAATTCAACTGCACTATCACAAGATGTAAAAAAACAATTAAAGGGAGAAGCTTTATTTCTCCGCGGCTTTCTACACTTCCATCTTGTTAATCTATATGGTGATGTGCCTTACATTACTACAACAGACTATAATAAAAATAAAAATGCAGTGAGAATAAACAGCACCGAAGTAAATCAAAAAGTAATTAACGACTTGAAAGATGCAGCGAGTTTGCTTGGAAAAACATACAGCCAATCGGACAGAATCCGTCCAAATCGTTCAGCAGTTCAGTCAGTGCTGGCAAGAGTATATTTGTATAACAATAATTACGAAGACGCTCAAACAATGGCGTCGGCTGTTTTAAATGAAAAATCGTTGTATAGTATTGGAACTAATCTCAATACTGTATTTTTAAAAGACAGCCCGGCCACAATATGGCAGTTATCAGCCGGCCCAAATGGTGCCAATACCTATCAGGGTGCTACCTTTATTTTTCAGGCGGGTCCGCCTTCCAGGGTTTCACTTACTGAAAGTTTAATTACTCAGTTTGAAACAAATGATTTAAGAAAAACTTCATGGATAAAAACCGTTACAAATGGAAACAACAAATGGTACCATCCTTTTAAATACAAACAAAACAACAATACATCTGTCACTCTGGAAAATTCTGTAGTACTGAGACTTGAAGAACAATACTTAATTCGGGCTGAAGCCAGAGCCATGCAAGGAGAACTGAACGGCGCAGTTGAAGATTTAAATGTAATCCGCAATCGTGCCGGATTATCAGGAACTACCGCAGTTTCTCATAATGATATAATGAAAGCTATAGAACATGAAAGAAGAGTTGAACTATTCAGCGAATTCGGGCATCGTTTTTTTGACCTAAAAAGATGGAATAAGTTAGAGAATGTTTTAGGTACAAAAACCGGATGGAACACAACAGATTCACTTTGGCCACTTCCCTTGTCCGAAATGAACTCAAATCCATTTTTAACTCCTCAAAATCCTGGATATTAA
- a CDS encoding SusC/RagA family TonB-linked outer membrane protein, translating to MNNFSFYKDGKAIYCLFFIWLCLSFSSLFAKSSDRHNISFPQQHKVQGTITDGTNPLPGVTIAVKNKKNNAVISDYSGQFTLSSSPFDTLVVSYIGFKTSLIPIQGRSVVNIILLTDTKTLQEVIVNAGYYSVKDKERTGSIARITSKEIGTQPITNIVGTMQGRMAGVNVVQESGIAGGGFQINIRGLNSLRTSANSPFYLIDGVPYSSDPISDRQTSTSIPGDGNPLASINPNDIESIEVLKDADATAIYGSRGANGVVLITTKKGKTGKTTFNIDTNHSFGKVTKMMKMMNTDQYLNMRREAFANDGITTYPANAYDVNGTWDQNRYTDWQKELIGRTAETFFIQATASGGTEQSRYLFSGNYRTESSVYPSDFLYKKGGGRFSFNHKSVDNRFIFNFSASYMIQDNDLPWIDFVTLSRQLAPNAPNLYDQYGNLNWENNTWENPLANLESKSLANTTDLIANSVISYRIIDNLLIKSNFGFTDLKNIDSRSLPSTMYNPSFNLTSQQSSIYQNQFNRNSWIVEPQLNWNKTFGRSSLDILAGATYQNQKSEKLAFLSSGFSSNSLLYNSSSASQTVILNNDEIIYKYQAFFGRLNYTYDSKYIINLTARRDGSSRFGPGKQFSTFGAAGLAWIFTNEEFAKNKLNFLSFGKLRTSYGTTGSDQIGDYQFLDTYASSNLNYGGVIGLLPARLYNPDFSWETNKKWEGSLELGFLRDRIFLTTSYYKNRSSNQLVGLPLPGTTGFASIQQNLNAEVENYGLEVTLRINPFKTKNFTWTTDFNITKAGNKLLSFPGLENSNYRSQFVVGQPTTIRKLFNFKSVDPQTGLYQFEDVNGDGIISYEYDRETVRDFNPEFYGGLNNQLTFKGLQLDFLFQFVKQENFNFANTQRSAGHFANKPTEYVDSWSQPGDLAPYQRYATNTNQSASQRSEFFSLSTGAVSDASFIRLKNVSLSYNFPKELTPNMGCRLSFQAQNLFTITSYKGADPEFTLGGTLPPLRIYSLGVQFTF from the coding sequence ATGAATAATTTTTCATTTTATAAGGATGGGAAAGCTATTTATTGCCTTTTTTTTATCTGGCTATGTCTGTCTTTCTCATCTCTTTTCGCCAAATCTTCGGATCGGCATAACATTTCTTTTCCTCAACAGCATAAGGTTCAGGGGACTATAACAGACGGTACCAATCCTCTGCCTGGCGTAACAATTGCCGTTAAAAATAAAAAAAACAATGCCGTAATTTCAGATTACAGCGGTCAATTTACACTCTCTTCCTCTCCATTTGACACTCTGGTAGTATCATATATAGGTTTTAAAACTTCTCTAATTCCCATTCAGGGACGTTCAGTTGTAAACATCATACTTTTAACTGATACAAAAACATTGCAGGAAGTAATTGTGAATGCGGGTTATTACTCTGTAAAAGACAAGGAACGAACCGGAAGCATTGCCAGAATTACATCCAAGGAAATAGGAACACAGCCTATTACAAATATTGTGGGAACCATGCAGGGTCGGATGGCCGGTGTAAATGTAGTTCAGGAAAGCGGTATTGCAGGCGGCGGTTTTCAAATTAATATCCGGGGACTTAATAGTCTTAGGACCAGTGCAAATTCACCATTTTACCTCATCGATGGCGTTCCATACTCCAGTGATCCTATCAGCGACCGACAGACTTCCACTTCAATTCCCGGTGACGGCAATCCTTTGGCCAGCATTAACCCGAATGATATTGAGAGCATTGAAGTGCTTAAAGATGCTGATGCAACTGCAATCTACGGTTCAAGAGGTGCGAACGGAGTAGTTTTGATAACCACAAAAAAAGGAAAAACAGGAAAAACCACTTTCAACATTGACACTAACCATTCATTTGGTAAAGTAACAAAAATGATGAAAATGATGAACACTGACCAATATCTTAATATGCGCAGGGAAGCATTTGCTAATGACGGAATTACAACATACCCTGCTAATGCCTATGATGTGAACGGAACATGGGATCAGAACCGCTACACCGATTGGCAAAAAGAGCTTATTGGCCGGACGGCTGAAACATTTTTCATCCAAGCTACCGCAAGCGGTGGCACTGAACAATCACGATACCTCTTTAGCGGGAATTACAGAACCGAAAGCAGTGTTTATCCCAGCGATTTTTTATATAAAAAAGGCGGCGGCCGATTTAGTTTTAATCATAAGTCAGTAGACAATCGCTTCATTTTTAATTTTTCAGCAAGTTATATGATACAAGACAATGATCTTCCGTGGATAGATTTTGTAACCTTATCACGTCAGCTTGCACCGAACGCTCCAAATTTATACGACCAATATGGAAACTTGAACTGGGAAAACAATACTTGGGAGAATCCCCTAGCAAATCTAGAAAGCAAAAGTTTAGCAAACACAACGGATTTGATCGCGAATTCTGTCATTTCTTACAGAATAATTGACAACCTTTTAATTAAGTCCAATTTTGGATTTACAGACTTAAAAAATATTGACAGTCGCTCACTTCCTTCCACAATGTATAATCCATCATTTAATCTTACCAGTCAGCAATCATCAATTTATCAAAATCAGTTTAATAGAAACTCCTGGATTGTTGAACCGCAGCTAAACTGGAATAAAACTTTTGGACGCTCTTCATTAGACATTCTTGCAGGTGCAACATATCAAAATCAAAAAAGCGAGAAATTAGCATTTCTCTCCAGCGGATTTTCAAGTAACAGTCTGCTTTATAACAGTTCATCAGCATCTCAGACCGTTATTCTGAATAACGATGAAATCATCTATAAATATCAAGCCTTTTTTGGGCGTTTAAACTACACCTATGACAGCAAATATATAATTAATCTGACTGCCAGAAGGGACGGTTCAAGCCGATTTGGTCCTGGTAAACAGTTTTCAACTTTTGGAGCAGCAGGGCTTGCCTGGATATTTACAAATGAAGAATTTGCAAAAAATAAACTTAATTTTTTAAGTTTTGGAAAATTGCGCACAAGCTATGGAACAACTGGAAGTGACCAGATTGGAGACTATCAATTTCTAGACACCTACGCAAGTTCCAACTTAAATTACGGAGGCGTCATTGGCCTGCTTCCTGCCCGTTTATACAACCCTGATTTTAGCTGGGAAACAAATAAGAAGTGGGAAGGTTCCTTGGAACTGGGTTTTCTACGCGACAGAATTTTTCTAACAACCTCCTACTATAAAAACCGGTCTTCTAACCAACTGGTTGGCTTACCTCTTCCAGGAACTACCGGATTTGCATCAATTCAGCAGAACCTTAATGCAGAAGTGGAAAATTACGGACTCGAAGTAACCTTACGTATAAATCCCTTTAAGACCAAAAATTTCACATGGACGACTGACTTCAATATAACTAAAGCAGGTAATAAACTTCTCTCATTTCCCGGTTTAGAAAACTCAAATTATAGAAGTCAATTTGTCGTGGGCCAGCCAACTACAATTCGAAAATTATTTAACTTCAAATCCGTTGATCCCCAAACAGGTCTTTATCAATTTGAAGATGTAAACGGTGATGGAATCATTTCCTATGAATATGATCGCGAAACAGTTAGAGATTTCAATCCTGAATTTTACGGAGGATTGAACAATCAACTTACTTTTAAAGGACTGCAGCTGGACTTTCTTTTTCAATTTGTGAAACAAGAGAACTTTAATTTTGCTAATACCCAGCGCTCGGCAGGACATTTCGCCAATAAACCAACTGAATACGTTGACAGCTGGAGCCAGCCCGGGGATCTAGCGCCCTATCAGAGATATGCAACAAACACAAATCAATCAGCCTCACAGCGTAGTGAATTCTTCAGTTTAAGTACGGGGGCTGTAAGTGATGCATCATTTATAAGGCTTAAAAACGTCTCGCTATCCTACAATTTCCCTAAAGAGTTAACACCTAATATGGGCTGCCGTCTATCATTTCAGGCACAAAATCTTTTTACAATAACTTCTTATAAGGGAGCAGATCCTGAATTTACACTAGGGGGTACTTTACCGCCTCTGCGGATTTATTCTCTTGGAGTGCAGTTTACATTTTAA
- a CDS encoding histone H1, which yields MKDLIAKISAEIETFRTESDSLIEKGVKAAGARARKSTLEIEKLLKEFRKVSIEESKK from the coding sequence ATGAAAGATTTAATAGCAAAAATTAGTGCAGAAATCGAAACTTTTAGGACAGAATCAGATTCGCTGATTGAAAAAGGCGTTAAGGCAGCTGGAGCTAGAGCTCGTAAATCAACATTAGAAATTGAAAAACTATTAAAAGAGTTTAGAAAAGTTTCTATTGAGGAATCTAAAAAATAA